The window GACTCCGAAAGGGAGATATACATCGGCAGCACCATGAACATCCCAAGCAATTTTCTTGCCGAACGCTTCGACTATGTGGCGCTGGGGCATCTGCACCGAAGCCAAAAGGTTGGCAGCGGATGTGACCATGTGCGATACAGCGGTTCCCCCATTCCTTTGAGTTTCAGTGAAGCGGGCAATCGAAAAAAGGTGACGATCGTTGGATTCGACGGGGCTATCCCTCTTGTCGAAGAGGTCGAGATACCTACGTTCCGTAACCTCTACCGTATCAAGGGAAGCAAAGAGGAAATACTCGATGCGTTGAAAGAGATAGAAGATGAAGAGGGCTGGACAGAGGTGGAGATCATCGATGACAACACCTATGCCGCGTTGCAGGAGATTCAGGAGTATGCCGACGCGCACAACCTCACCCTGCTGGCAAAGAAGGTCACACGCTCCGCCGCCTCTGTGGGCATCACCGAATTGGAGATCGTCGATCTCGATGAGATCACGCCGCTCGAGATGTTTATGAAGCGGTTGGAGCTTGACGATATGGAAGATGAAGTGCTGCGCGAAAAGCTGATCACCGAATTTAAAACCATTGAGAACGAGGTGGCTACAGCATGAAGATTTTGCGATTGAGATCAAGAAACATCAATTCACTCAAGGGAGAGAACGAGATAGACTTCGTATCGTTTCTCAACGGAAGCTCCCTCTTTGCCATTACGGGTGAGACAGGCTCGGGCAAGACGACCCTGCTCGATGTAATCACCTGTGCACTCTATGGACGTACCGCAAGACTCTCCAAGGGTTCGGAAGTGCAAGAGCTCATGTCAAGAGGTACGGGTGAGGCGATGTGCGAAGTGGAATTCGAGGTCAAGGGAAAACACTACCGATCCTCTTGGACACTGCGTAGAGCGAGAGGAAAGCCGGACGGGAACTTTCAATCTGCCAAAATGGAGCTTGTCTCCCTTCCCAATGAAGAGATCATCGAAGCCAAAGCGAGCAAAGTGCCTAAAAAGATCGAAGCGCTTACCGGGCTTGACTTCGACCGCTTTACCCAGTCTATGATGCTGGCACAGGGTGGGTTCGACGCTTTCTTGAAAGCGGAAGAGAAAGAGCGCTCCAAACTGTTGGAGAAGATCACTGGAACGAAGATATACAGCGAGATATCCAAAATCGTCTTTGAACGCGCCAGAGAGGGTCGCGAAGTGATCAAGCTGATAGAGACCGAGCTTGGCGCAATCGGGTGTCTGCCCGAAGAGGAGAGTCGAGAGCTTGAAAAGATGCTTACGGAAAAAAACGAAGAGGAAAAGAGACAGAAAGTGCTTGTGGAACGCGCCCAAAAAGTCTATGAGATAAAACACACGTTCGTTTCTTTGCAAAAAGACATGGAGACCTATACCAAAGACGAAGCGACAGCGCAACAAGAGATAGAACGCAGCAAAACTCTCTTTGAAAAGTTGACACTTTCGGACAAAGCACTATCTGTCAGTGCCGTCTATGAGCGTAAAAAAGAGATGGAGCGTTCCCTCGAGGAGAGCACTGACAAATTGAAGTCGCTCAAGGAAGAGGTCGCGACACTTACGCAAAAGAAGCGGACGCTTGAAGCGGAGAGAGCGAAGATGGAAGCGCTCCGTACCCAAGGCAAAGCGGACTACGAAACCCTAAGCGCAAAGATACAAAAAGCCAGAGAGTTGCAAAGCAGGTTGGATGAGACCCGTAAGCAGATCGTGGAGAAAGAGCGCGATATCACCAAAAAAGAGGGAGAACTCGCAGCCACCAGAGCCAAACTCGACGCACTCACAGAGAAGGAGGCAAAACTCAAAGATGATATAGGGAGTTGCGAGGCATATAGAAACGGTCATCGAGCAGACCGCACACTGGTGTCGGATATCGAGATCATAGCGACACTGCTTGAAAGCCACCGGAACGATCTAAGACAGATAGAGGAAATCACGAAGCGCATAGACGAGACCAAAACGAAACAGACTGACACCCTAACGGCGCTTTCCGCTGCGGATGAACAGTTGAAACAACGCAAAACGGAAGCAGATGAGGCGGCACGACTCTATGAAGAAGCCGATAGGCACGTCAAAAGTCTCGAAGCGCAGGAAGAGCGACTACAACAGTCGAAAAGAACGCAGGAAGCGATCTTGGCTCGGCTTGAATCGTTCGGAAGCGATACCAAACTGCTTGAGCAGGAGCGTGAGAACTATAAGCATCATATGGCATCCATGCAGTCTCTTACGGTACAAAAAGATGCCTTGAACGGCAAGATCGAGACCATGCGAGAGCATCTTCAAACCCTCCAAACCACGAAAGAAAAAGAGCTGCTGATCCAAAAGTACGAAAAGGATCGCAAAAGACTTCAAGAGGGGGAGGCGTGTTTCCTCTGTGGTTCGACCGAACAGCCTTATATCGAACACAGCGATGCGCTTACCGCCTCCGAAACGGACGATAGAATCTTCTCGTTGCAGCGACAACTTACCGAAGAAGAATCGCGTCTGACCGAACTTGAAAGAAAACTCGGCATAGAGGAGACACAAGCGAATAGCGCACAGCTTGAATATCAAAAGATCGAGGCGAGAATTGCCGAGCACGAAAGCTTCTTTAAAGCACACGACGTAGTGGTATCGGAAGAGAGCGAAGCGAACGTGCGGGAGAGCATGGAGGCGGCAGCCTCTAAATTATCCCGACTAACCGGCTTACGCACTAAACGGGATGCCCTGCTTGCAGAAAAAGAGAAGAAGCGCGAAGCCTATCTCGATGCAGAAAGGGTAACAGGCACGCTCAGGAACGACCTTTCCCGTCTTGAGCGCGACCTCGAACACGACAAAGAGAACTTGAAAAAGCACCAGCAAAGCCTCGGTAAGCACGAGGAAAAACTTAACGGATATTGGAACATTTACGGGCTGTCGTTCGAGATCTCCACACTTATGACACACTATACGCAGCTCAAGCAGAGGAAAGCCGCCTACGAGCGCAACGAAAAAGCGCTTCAAGAGAGTACAGAGCAATACAACAAGATAAAACTTGAGATCGGTACGCATACAAGTACCATAAAGAGCGAAGAGCGAACACTCGACACTATGCGAAAGGAATTCAAAACACTCCGGGAACGAGCGATGTTGATCGAACAGGCGAAAAAAGAGGTATTGGACGTAGAAGATATAGAAGCCTACACCGCATCGGTCGAAAAGAAGTGGCAGGAAATTCAACAGGCTTTCAATGCCTTATCGAACGATTTCCATGTGACGACGGCTGCGCTGCTTGATAGAGAACTAATCTTCAAGACAACGAGCGAAGCGCATCTCAAGAAGCAGGAAGAGAGTGAAAAGCTTACCGAAGGATTTAATTCCGAGATGAAAAAAAAGGGTTTCGAGAGCGAACAGATGTTGGAAGATGCCCTGCTTCCCGAAGCGGAAAGGGAGGCGCTGCGGTCAACCTGTGAGGCGTTAAACTCCAAGCTTACAGAGGCGATGACCAGAAAACGCGATACCGAGGCAAAACTCACCGCACTCCAAGATAAGGATATTTCCGACAAAACGCTCGAGGTGCTACTGGAAGAGAAGCGTAAGCAGGAAGAGCTTTACGGCGCACTCCGGGAAGCGCTCGGGAAGATAAAGAGCCGACTCGACACAGATGCGCAAAATAGACAGAGACATAAAGCGAAGTTGGAAGAGCTTGCCGATCACCGTGAGTCTCAACAGGTGTGGGAGAAACTCAACGAGCTTATCGGCGCTTCTGACGGAGCGAAGTTTGCCAAATTCGCCCAAGGTATCACCCTTGATCAGTTGATTTATCTTGCGAACAAGCATTTGGCGTTCCTCTCGGATAGATACGCCATCGTCAGACTCCGAGAGGAAGGGCAGCAGCTCGAGATCGCAGTGATCGACAAATATCAGGGGGATGAGATACGTCCGTCCAACACCCTTTCCG of the Hydrogenimonas cancrithermarum genome contains:
- a CDS encoding exonuclease SbcCD subunit D C-terminal domain-containing protein, with translation MLHTSDWHLGQKFMGKSREEEHRAFLDWLIETIDEHKVDALIVAGDIFDTGTPPNYALELYYTFLKRLCTTTCRTTIITAGNHDSIATLNAPKEILGLLDVHVVSSGEEDNSERIIKLYDNLGALAGVVCAVPFLRDGVVRKGVSGESHQEKEAALIEGMEDYYNEIADAAQEIIGKEPHIPVIATGHFTTVGGQTSDSEREIYIGSTMNIPSNFLAERFDYVALGHLHRSQKVGSGCDHVRYSGSPIPLSFSEAGNRKKVTIVGFDGAIPLVEEVEIPTFRNLYRIKGSKEEILDALKEIEDEEGWTEVEIIDDNTYAALQEIQEYADAHNLTLLAKKVTRSAASVGITELEIVDLDEITPLEMFMKRLELDDMEDEVLREKLITEFKTIENEVATA
- a CDS encoding AAA family ATPase, which gives rise to MKILRLRSRNINSLKGENEIDFVSFLNGSSLFAITGETGSGKTTLLDVITCALYGRTARLSKGSEVQELMSRGTGEAMCEVEFEVKGKHYRSSWTLRRARGKPDGNFQSAKMELVSLPNEEIIEAKASKVPKKIEALTGLDFDRFTQSMMLAQGGFDAFLKAEEKERSKLLEKITGTKIYSEISKIVFERAREGREVIKLIETELGAIGCLPEEESRELEKMLTEKNEEEKRQKVLVERAQKVYEIKHTFVSLQKDMETYTKDEATAQQEIERSKTLFEKLTLSDKALSVSAVYERKKEMERSLEESTDKLKSLKEEVATLTQKKRTLEAERAKMEALRTQGKADYETLSAKIQKARELQSRLDETRKQIVEKERDITKKEGELAATRAKLDALTEKEAKLKDDIGSCEAYRNGHRADRTLVSDIEIIATLLESHRNDLRQIEEITKRIDETKTKQTDTLTALSAADEQLKQRKTEADEAARLYEEADRHVKSLEAQEERLQQSKRTQEAILARLESFGSDTKLLEQERENYKHHMASMQSLTVQKDALNGKIETMREHLQTLQTTKEKELLIQKYEKDRKRLQEGEACFLCGSTEQPYIEHSDALTASETDDRIFSLQRQLTEEESRLTELERKLGIEETQANSAQLEYQKIEARIAEHESFFKAHDVVVSEESEANVRESMEAAASKLSRLTGLRTKRDALLAEKEKKREAYLDAERVTGTLRNDLSRLERDLEHDKENLKKHQQSLGKHEEKLNGYWNIYGLSFEISTLMTHYTQLKQRKAAYERNEKALQESTEQYNKIKLEIGTHTSTIKSEERTLDTMRKEFKTLRERAMLIEQAKKEVLDVEDIEAYTASVEKKWQEIQQAFNALSNDFHVTTAALLDRELIFKTTSEAHLKKQEESEKLTEGFNSEMKKKGFESEQMLEDALLPEAEREALRSTCEALNSKLTEAMTRKRDTEAKLTALQDKDISDKTLEVLLEEKRKQEELYGALREALGKIKSRLDTDAQNRQRHKAKLEELADHRESQQVWEKLNELIGASDGAKFAKFAQGITLDQLIYLANKHLAFLSDRYAIVRLREEGQQLEIAVIDKYQGDEIRPSNTLSGGESFLVSLSLALGLSELASQKISIDSLFLDEGFGTLDTDTLDIALNALNMLESRGKMVGVISHVETMKERIPLQIKIHKSGGGESRVELVGQTSPSLIRQEF